Proteins encoded within one genomic window of Luteitalea sp.:
- a CDS encoding SDR family NAD(P)-dependent oxidoreductase encodes MERALKSVLITGASSGLGLETALYLAERDMRVYASMLDLAERSMLEKCARERGVSVRILELDITCPASIEAAVHTVTQETGGICGLVNNAGTRLRGCFEDLADDEVRTLFDTNVFGTMAVTRAVLPAMRAARRGRIVMMTSVAGRIGSFGVGAYCATKFAQEGFGESLALELAPFGIQVVLVEPGIVNTTAWNVHRVVGRGTDDSRSPYFTWFHRAEELADDFVRSSPIRPRDVAEAVHRALTARRPRLRYVVGRRAAAVIGLRRHLPGELFERFYFGQLMRRVLQGDPNGRARL; translated from the coding sequence CTGGAGCGAGCATTGAAGAGTGTGCTGATTACCGGGGCGTCGAGCGGATTGGGGCTGGAGACCGCGTTGTATCTGGCTGAGCGCGACATGCGTGTCTACGCGTCGATGCTCGATCTCGCGGAGCGGTCGATGCTCGAGAAGTGCGCGCGCGAGCGCGGCGTCTCGGTGCGCATCCTGGAGCTCGATATCACGTGCCCAGCGAGCATCGAAGCCGCGGTGCACACGGTGACGCAGGAGACCGGTGGCATCTGCGGACTGGTCAACAACGCGGGCACGCGGCTCCGCGGATGCTTCGAGGACTTGGCAGACGATGAAGTGCGCACGCTGTTCGACACGAACGTCTTCGGCACGATGGCCGTGACGCGGGCCGTGCTGCCGGCGATGCGTGCTGCGCGGCGAGGCCGGATCGTGATGATGACCTCCGTGGCGGGACGTATCGGCTCGTTCGGCGTCGGCGCGTACTGTGCGACCAAATTTGCGCAGGAAGGGTTTGGTGAATCGCTCGCGTTGGAGTTGGCACCGTTTGGGATTCAGGTCGTCTTGGTGGAGCCCGGCATTGTCAACACGACCGCCTGGAACGTACATCGCGTCGTGGGCCGCGGGACCGACGATTCACGGAGCCCGTATTTCACCTGGTTCCATCGTGCGGAGGAGCTTGCGGACGACTTCGTTCGTTCGTCTCCAATTCGACCTCGAGACGTGGCGGAGGCTGTCCATCGTGCGCTCACGGCGCGCCGGCCGCGGCTCCGATACGTCGTCGGGCGACGAGCCGCGGCCGTGATCGGCCTTCGCCGGCACCTGCCGGGAGAGCTGTTCGAGCGCTTCTACTTCGGACAGCTCATGCGCCGTGTGCTGCAAGGAGATCCGAACGGTAGGGCGCGGCTTTAG
- a CDS encoding sulfatase-like hydrolase/transferase, whose protein sequence is MKDSPNVLVIAIDSLRADHLGCYGYSRPTSPAMDALARQGACAEQFICAGLPTHPSFTTLYTGQHPITHGIVAHGPRNVLGKDAPSLPQILLDSGYTTCALDNLATGRIWFRRGFEFYIDPSMRHTLFIDVACEELNARAIPWLKSHTDERFFMMVHYWDPHWPFKPPERYQHLFYDGNPTDPNNHALDVWWQHPLGAVARDTWMRTRDGLITDPDYIAALYDREIRHVDDGVSELLAALDDFGLAENTLVVLFGDHGESLVEHGIFFDHHGLYEPTLRVPFMARWPNRIPAGSTISPMIQHHDIAPTLLEAANAPVPPEMDGQSMLPLLLGQARDGGRAQAVSCECTWQAKWSLRTPQHKLILARAPDLYGSPERELYDLSTDPGEHRNIVAEAESLAAEMESALEGWIAERLAKQGRTDDPLRAHGTSLNFS, encoded by the coding sequence ATGAAGGACAGTCCGAACGTTCTCGTGATTGCCATCGACAGCTTGCGTGCCGACCACTTGGGCTGCTACGGCTACAGCCGGCCCACGAGCCCTGCGATGGATGCCCTCGCGCGACAAGGGGCTTGCGCCGAACAGTTCATTTGCGCAGGCCTGCCGACTCACCCGTCGTTCACGACGCTCTATACGGGACAGCACCCAATCACCCACGGTATTGTCGCGCACGGTCCGCGCAACGTGCTGGGGAAGGACGCGCCGTCGTTGCCGCAGATTCTCCTGGATTCGGGGTACACGACGTGTGCTCTCGACAATCTGGCGACGGGCCGCATCTGGTTTCGGCGGGGCTTCGAGTTCTACATCGATCCAAGCATGCGACACACGTTGTTCATCGATGTGGCCTGCGAGGAATTGAACGCGCGCGCCATTCCTTGGTTGAAGAGCCACACCGATGAGCGGTTCTTCATGATGGTGCACTACTGGGACCCGCATTGGCCGTTCAAGCCTCCAGAACGATACCAACACCTCTTCTACGATGGCAATCCAACCGATCCGAACAATCACGCGCTGGACGTCTGGTGGCAGCATCCGTTGGGTGCGGTGGCGCGCGACACCTGGATGCGCACGCGGGACGGCCTGATTACCGATCCCGACTACATCGCGGCGCTCTACGACCGTGAGATTCGCCATGTGGACGATGGGGTGAGCGAGCTGCTGGCGGCGCTCGATGACTTCGGACTCGCGGAGAACACCTTGGTGGTCCTCTTCGGCGACCACGGTGAGAGCCTGGTGGAGCATGGCATTTTCTTCGATCACCACGGTTTGTACGAGCCGACGTTGCGTGTGCCCTTCATGGCACGGTGGCCCAATCGCATCCCGGCGGGCTCGACGATCTCGCCGATGATTCAGCACCACGATATCGCGCCGACGCTGCTGGAAGCGGCCAATGCGCCAGTGCCTCCGGAGATGGATGGCCAGAGCATGCTGCCGCTCCTCCTGGGTCAGGCCCGCGATGGTGGCCGGGCGCAGGCGGTGAGTTGCGAGTGCACGTGGCAGGCGAAATGGAGCCTACGGACACCGCAGCACAAGCTCATTCTGGCGCGAGCGCCGGATCTGTACGGGAGCCCAGAGCGCGAGCTGTACGACTTGAGCACGGATCCGGGCGAGCATCGCAACATCGTTGCGGAGGCGGAGAGTCTGGCGGCAGAGATGGAATCGGCGCTGGAGGGCTGGATTGCCGAGCGGCTGGCGAAGCAAGGGCGGACCGATGATCCCCTCCGTGCGCACGGCACGTCGCTCAACTTCTCGTGA
- a CDS encoding FtsX-like permease family protein — protein MAAIWPRRKGWEVRRRAACAPTREARRRAICAYESSSSNSIRRWQGRGARRLELHSALRSGMFFLAWKNLVKEPTRFVLTLMGVTFAVVLLFFNLGAYLGFVEAFAVLVDHSNADVWITLENNVNFDAARPFPERKLWKVRQVKGIEWAEPVIKGWSSMKLGNGATETVMVVGSDPDGRIGWPWKLREGRVRDLRAERAIIVDESALAKLGGLAVGDRIEVFDTRMEVVGISEGVRTFTTYPIVFTRYETAKRLAVVYRARGNDEVTFIVAKLAAGASQQEVLARLRTISGVDVYTKEAFAWNTRKYWIVQTGVGLGFGVTALLGFFVGMIIVGQTIYASTLEHLREFGTLKALGATNGDLLLVIVYQAIVNASIGYGAGLILAVLAQRWYEQLGLILVNSTSLKLFMLGVTLVMCVTASVLPIRRAFQIDPATVFRG, from the coding sequence ATGGCCGCTATCTGGCCGCGACGCAAGGGGTGGGAAGTTCGAAGAAGGGCGGCTTGCGCGCCGACGCGCGAGGCGCGAAGGCGGGCGATATGCGCCTACGAATCGTCCTCGTCGAATTCGATCCGCCGATGGCAGGGGAGAGGCGCTAGGAGGCTCGAACTGCACTCGGCGTTGAGGAGTGGCATGTTCTTTCTCGCCTGGAAGAACCTCGTCAAGGAACCGACCCGGTTCGTGCTGACGCTCATGGGCGTCACCTTCGCCGTCGTGTTGTTGTTCTTCAATTTGGGTGCATATCTCGGATTCGTGGAGGCGTTCGCCGTGCTGGTGGATCACTCCAACGCGGACGTGTGGATCACGCTCGAGAACAACGTGAACTTCGACGCGGCGCGGCCGTTTCCCGAGCGCAAGCTGTGGAAAGTGCGTCAGGTGAAAGGGATCGAGTGGGCCGAGCCGGTCATCAAGGGGTGGTCGTCGATGAAGCTCGGGAACGGCGCCACGGAGACGGTCATGGTCGTGGGGTCGGACCCTGATGGCCGCATCGGCTGGCCCTGGAAGCTCCGCGAAGGTAGGGTACGCGACCTGCGTGCCGAGCGCGCCATCATTGTCGACGAGTCCGCCCTGGCGAAGCTCGGGGGCCTGGCGGTTGGCGACCGCATCGAGGTGTTCGACACCCGTATGGAAGTGGTGGGGATCTCGGAAGGAGTCAGGACCTTCACCACTTACCCGATCGTGTTCACCCGCTACGAGACGGCCAAACGGCTGGCGGTCGTATATCGGGCTCGTGGCAACGACGAAGTCACCTTCATTGTCGCAAAGCTGGCCGCCGGTGCGTCCCAGCAGGAGGTCTTGGCTCGCCTGCGGACGATCTCCGGCGTCGACGTGTACACGAAGGAAGCATTCGCGTGGAACACGCGCAAGTACTGGATCGTGCAAACCGGCGTTGGCTTGGGATTCGGTGTCACCGCCCTCCTCGGCTTCTTCGTCGGCATGATTATCGTCGGCCAAACCATCTACGCGTCGACGCTGGAGCATCTGCGCGAGTTCGGCACGCTGAAGGCACTGGGAGCGACAAACGGAGATCTGCTGTTGGTGATCGTCTATCAGGCGATCGTGAATGCATCCATCGGTTATGGAGCCGGGCTGATCCTGGCGGTGCTGGCGCAGCGATGGTACGAGCAGTTGGGCCTTATTCTCGTGAACAGTACGAGCCTCAAGCTGTTCATGTTGGGTGTCACGTTGGTGATGTGTGTCACGGCCTCGGTGCTGCCGATTCGCCGTGCGTTCCAGATTGATCCGGCAACCGTCTTTCGAGGGTGA
- a CDS encoding methyltransferase domain-containing protein encodes MTNRASWMAVDPPAGAGGGTSLADYRVFVGPPDKYDVVAALQFTVLARLGLREHHLLLDLGCGSLRAGRLFIPYLLPDRYFGIEPEQWLIDEGIKHELGQDLIRLKRPVFSNDTNFTLTRFGQRFDFVLAHSVFSHAAESQIRRCLTEADRVLTAEGIFVATFFEGRSSYADTVWQYPDPVAYRWEDLTRFVADAGLVVRRLNIEHPNHQTWTAIFRPDRLPDVPGSVLA; translated from the coding sequence GTGACGAACAGAGCGAGCTGGATGGCGGTGGACCCACCGGCCGGAGCAGGAGGTGGCACATCGCTGGCCGACTACCGGGTGTTCGTGGGTCCGCCGGATAAATACGATGTCGTCGCCGCCCTGCAATTCACGGTGCTGGCGCGACTCGGGCTGCGCGAGCACCACTTGCTGTTGGACCTCGGGTGTGGATCGCTCAGAGCAGGGCGCCTGTTCATTCCGTATCTCCTGCCTGACCGCTACTTCGGTATCGAGCCGGAGCAATGGCTGATAGACGAGGGCATCAAGCACGAGTTGGGGCAGGACTTGATTCGTCTCAAGCGACCGGTCTTCAGCAACGACACCAACTTCACGCTGACGCGCTTCGGCCAGCGCTTCGACTTCGTGCTGGCCCACTCGGTCTTCTCTCATGCGGCGGAGTCGCAGATCCGCCGGTGCTTGACGGAGGCGGACCGTGTGCTCACCGCGGAGGGGATCTTCGTCGCGACGTTCTTCGAGGGACGCTCGAGCTATGCGGACACGGTCTGGCAGTATCCGGATCCTGTGGCGTATCGCTGGGAGGATCTGACCCGTTTCGTCGCGGATGCCGGTCTCGTCGTGCGGCGACTGAACATCGAGCATCCCAACCACCAGACGTGGACCGCCATCTTCCGGCCAGACCGGCTGCCGGACGTCCCGGGCTCAGTGCTGGCATGA
- a CDS encoding efflux RND transporter periplasmic adaptor subunit produces the protein MHEPASVHTELNESSPDVVSVDDELLPRRRRWRIVAVAAGAAVVFAGGMLYHLRGATSTEGSFIVRRGSIERLVAARGKVEPQADIAITSNMLGRIEAILVEEGDEVRAGQALVRMEDEELRARLAEARVRLDASRARLAEVIAGARVQEIEAARARLAEARAVTTEAQAAYDRAKQLVQDGLISHAQMDEAEGRHDVALARQRTLAEELKLLEAGSRKEVKQVALAEVERAHAEIRQIETFLTRTIVRAPVAGRILRRYMEPGEVIVLQRPEPILTLADRSRLLVVAEVDETEVGRVRRGQAAMIRSDAYADAPVKGTVVDVAGAVGRKTISSEDPAELVDVRIIETTIQLPDDLDWPLGLTVDVEIIVADRADVLVVPTDSVESNEGHSVVTVRTGQETDRRRVTLGQSDEDYVEVTQGLKEGDAVVVPQ, from the coding sequence ATGCATGAACCGGCTAGCGTCCACACCGAGCTGAACGAGAGCAGTCCCGACGTTGTGTCGGTAGACGACGAGCTCCTCCCGCGTCGACGCCGATGGCGGATCGTCGCGGTTGCGGCGGGCGCAGCCGTCGTCTTCGCCGGCGGCATGCTCTATCACCTGCGCGGTGCGACGAGCACCGAGGGATCGTTCATCGTTCGGCGGGGATCGATCGAGCGGCTCGTGGCCGCGCGTGGAAAGGTCGAGCCCCAGGCGGATATCGCGATTACGTCCAATATGCTGGGTCGCATCGAGGCGATTCTGGTCGAGGAAGGGGATGAAGTTCGGGCAGGGCAGGCGCTCGTCAGGATGGAGGATGAGGAGCTCCGGGCGAGGCTCGCGGAAGCGCGGGTGCGCCTCGACGCGTCGCGGGCGCGACTCGCCGAGGTCATTGCGGGTGCACGAGTTCAGGAGATCGAAGCGGCTCGGGCCAGGCTTGCAGAAGCACGCGCCGTCACGACAGAGGCCCAAGCCGCGTATGACCGGGCCAAACAGTTGGTGCAGGACGGCTTGATCTCACACGCGCAGATGGACGAGGCGGAAGGCCGCCATGACGTCGCGCTGGCGAGGCAGCGCACCCTGGCCGAAGAGCTGAAGCTGCTCGAAGCCGGCTCTCGCAAGGAGGTGAAGCAGGTGGCACTGGCCGAAGTCGAGCGCGCCCACGCGGAGATCCGTCAGATTGAAACCTTCCTGACGAGGACCATCGTCAGGGCGCCGGTCGCCGGCCGGATCCTTCGGCGCTACATGGAGCCGGGAGAAGTGATCGTCTTGCAGCGGCCTGAGCCCATTCTCACGCTGGCCGACCGAAGCCGTCTGCTAGTCGTGGCCGAGGTCGACGAAACAGAGGTTGGGCGAGTCCGTCGCGGCCAGGCGGCGATGATTCGCTCTGACGCGTATGCCGATGCACCGGTGAAGGGCACCGTGGTGGACGTCGCGGGCGCGGTTGGTCGCAAGACGATTTCATCGGAGGATCCTGCCGAGCTGGTGGATGTCAGGATCATCGAAACAACGATCCAGCTGCCCGATGACCTGGATTGGCCGCTCGGCCTGACGGTGGACGTCGAGATCATCGTGGCCGACCGCGCAGATGTGCTGGTGGTGCCCACCGACTCGGTTGAATCCAATGAAGGACACTCGGTGGTCACGGTAAGGACTGGTCAAGAGACCGATCGGCGGCGCGTGACGCTCGGTCAGTCAGACGAGGATTACGTCGAGGTCACGCAAGGATTGAAAGAGGGCGACGCCGTAGTCGTCCCGCAATAG
- a CDS encoding glycosyltransferase — translation MARFLLTTWPIPGHANPSLAVAHALRDRGHDVAFYTGSRVRRLIEGEGFPVFCFARVDEAALDRVFFDAHDLGWRERWIGQRQRMRDWLVGTLPGQVADQIEAVRAWRPDALLCDSTMWGPYVVVHDLERLPIVILQYQMGCFLPGPDAPPPGFGLPPPRNWRTRGLARAARMVLEMATRDFRDKVNDVRRQYGLPPLMVSPTMQAGRMALYVVTSVPELDYQRGDLPSSVKYVGPCIWNKPHDAPPPTWVAELPRDRPVVHVCEGTVHARRPIVLHAAAQALANAPFHVVMTTGTHRHPESLDLGPLAANIRVEPWVPHTDLFPATDLVVTTGGAGTVLTALRFGIPLLIVPTEWDKPESARRVVESGAGLALSPRRCTPKRLRSAVEQLLTDRRFRDAAQRLARALGERGGANQVATLIEDLVHVPTDPSGASIEECADYRGVERIGAGDRVVSG, via the coding sequence ATGGCCAGATTCCTGCTGACGACCTGGCCGATTCCGGGGCACGCGAATCCGAGTCTCGCCGTGGCGCACGCACTGCGCGATCGCGGCCACGACGTGGCTTTCTATACCGGGAGCCGGGTGCGGCGGTTGATAGAGGGCGAGGGATTTCCGGTGTTCTGCTTCGCGCGCGTCGATGAAGCGGCCCTCGACCGCGTGTTCTTCGATGCGCATGATCTCGGTTGGCGGGAACGATGGATAGGACAACGCCAGCGGATGCGCGATTGGCTGGTCGGCACCCTGCCCGGGCAGGTGGCGGATCAGATCGAGGCCGTCCGCGCATGGCGGCCCGACGCCTTGCTGTGCGATTCGACTATGTGGGGGCCGTATGTCGTCGTGCACGACCTCGAGCGGCTGCCCATTGTGATCCTGCAATACCAGATGGGTTGCTTTCTGCCTGGACCGGACGCGCCCCCGCCAGGATTTGGGCTGCCGCCGCCACGGAATTGGCGCACGCGCGGACTTGCGCGCGCAGCCCGGATGGTGTTGGAAATGGCGACGCGCGACTTCAGAGACAAGGTGAACGACGTGCGGCGCCAGTACGGCCTGCCCCCGCTCATGGTCTCGCCGACGATGCAGGCTGGCCGCATGGCGCTCTACGTCGTGACGAGCGTGCCGGAGCTCGATTACCAGCGAGGGGATCTGCCCTCGTCTGTGAAGTACGTCGGTCCATGTATCTGGAACAAGCCGCACGACGCGCCGCCGCCGACCTGGGTGGCCGAGCTGCCGCGAGATCGGCCGGTCGTGCACGTCTGCGAGGGCACGGTCCATGCACGGCGGCCCATTGTCTTGCACGCTGCGGCCCAGGCGTTGGCGAATGCGCCGTTTCACGTCGTGATGACGACCGGCACGCACCGGCATCCCGAGAGCCTGGACCTCGGTCCGTTGGCGGCCAACATCCGCGTCGAGCCGTGGGTCCCGCACACGGATCTGTTTCCAGCGACCGACCTGGTGGTGACAACCGGCGGCGCGGGAACCGTTCTGACCGCGCTGCGATTCGGGATCCCGTTGTTGATTGTGCCGACCGAATGGGACAAGCCGGAAAGCGCGCGTCGCGTCGTCGAGAGCGGCGCCGGTCTGGCGCTGTCGCCGCGCCGGTGCACGCCAAAGCGTCTCAGATCGGCGGTAGAGCAGTTGCTGACCGACCGGCGCTTTCGCGATGCGGCACAGCGCCTCGCGCGAGCTCTCGGCGAGCGCGGCGGCGCGAATCAGGTGGCGACGTTGATCGAGGATCTCGTGCACGTGCCCACCGACCCGTCTGGAGCGAGCATTGAAGAGTGTGCTGATTACCGGGGCGTCGAGCGGATTGGGGCTGGAGACCGCGTTGTATCTGGCTGA
- a CDS encoding methyltransferase domain-containing protein, which yields MTDLLELVKTMRLVGLRRMLRLRRAQRLAWGGLLNGFYGTRALQTLFNVGLLDAMQEQGSIDVRRFAETKELDPHLLRSLCDAMFALGLFEKETDGYWLTADGRLLAEVGRGWFDAVYGYEGVVHSLEPLLRKKAAYGRDIWRRPDFVARGSGAAEAWLYFPLAVDYIVRHGHRKALDLGCGEGTFLRYLCARHPQIKGCGIDLAAEAIAEGHTKLDSYNLGQRVGLMTGDMTKLDAAPDVARDADVATTFFVLHELLAAGADVVIGFLTSFRRLFPGVPLLVFELDRPTPEDMRKRPGMAVAYYLQHDLSQQKPVAKEAWLPMFELAGFAHIEQRNLSFARSVMFTLQ from the coding sequence ATGACCGATCTGCTGGAGCTCGTCAAGACGATGCGTCTCGTGGGGCTGAGGCGGATGCTCAGGCTCCGACGGGCACAGCGCCTGGCATGGGGGGGATTGCTCAATGGGTTCTACGGGACTCGGGCGCTTCAGACCCTTTTCAACGTAGGGCTTCTGGATGCGATGCAGGAACAGGGCAGCATCGACGTTCGACGGTTCGCGGAGACCAAGGAGCTCGATCCACACCTTCTGCGGTCGCTCTGCGACGCGATGTTCGCGCTGGGCTTGTTCGAGAAGGAGACGGATGGCTATTGGCTGACTGCTGATGGCCGTCTACTCGCGGAAGTGGGACGGGGATGGTTCGACGCCGTGTACGGCTACGAGGGTGTGGTGCACTCGCTCGAGCCACTGCTGAGAAAGAAGGCCGCCTATGGCCGAGACATCTGGCGACGCCCGGACTTCGTCGCGCGCGGCAGCGGCGCCGCGGAAGCCTGGCTCTACTTTCCGCTCGCCGTCGACTACATCGTCCGGCACGGCCACCGGAAGGCGTTGGACCTCGGGTGCGGCGAAGGGACATTCCTCAGGTATCTGTGCGCGCGCCATCCGCAGATCAAAGGCTGCGGCATCGACCTCGCTGCCGAAGCGATCGCGGAAGGGCACACCAAGCTCGACTCGTACAACCTGGGGCAGAGGGTCGGTCTGATGACAGGAGACATGACGAAGCTGGACGCGGCGCCAGACGTGGCCAGAGACGCCGACGTGGCGACGACATTCTTCGTGTTGCATGAGCTCCTTGCGGCAGGAGCCGATGTGGTCATCGGCTTCTTGACGAGCTTTAGGCGCCTGTTTCCCGGTGTGCCGCTACTGGTGTTCGAGCTCGACCGGCCGACGCCGGAGGACATGCGGAAGCGCCCAGGTATGGCGGTTGCGTATTACCTGCAGCATGACCTGTCTCAGCAGAAACCGGTGGCCAAGGAAGCTTGGCTGCCGATGTTCGAGCTGGCTGGCTTCGCGCACATCGAACAGCGAAACCTGTCCTTTGCACGATCGGTGATGTTTACGTTGCAGTAG
- a CDS encoding ATP-binding cassette domain-containing protein: MARDVSVDARGLHKIYREGPVTVHAVRGVDLRVASGSFVLLMGPSGSGKSSLLSMLGCILRPTRGELRLLGEPVVWDERRLPHIRRGRIGFIFQHFNLLSSLTAAENVAITLRLRRDRRDAEGRARRLLEALGVGERWNFSPKDMSGGERQRVAIARALIGNPPILLADEPTGELDSASGRGVAELLKRAAVQENRTVIVVSHDTRIVEFADEVINLEDGRVTTDEIASSHDALVGRDGSPSRGTRPTIVALPVAREH, encoded by the coding sequence ATGGCACGCGACGTCAGTGTCGACGCGAGAGGGCTTCACAAGATCTATCGCGAGGGCCCGGTAACGGTCCATGCGGTACGCGGTGTCGATCTGCGCGTTGCCTCCGGGAGCTTCGTGCTGCTGATGGGGCCATCGGGCAGCGGCAAGAGCAGCCTGCTCTCCATGCTCGGATGCATCCTGCGCCCGACGCGGGGGGAGCTGCGTCTGCTGGGAGAGCCGGTGGTGTGGGACGAGCGGCGGCTGCCGCACATCCGGCGGGGACGCATCGGATTCATCTTCCAGCATTTCAACTTGCTGTCGTCACTGACCGCTGCAGAGAACGTCGCCATTACGTTGCGCCTGCGGCGCGACCGCCGCGACGCCGAAGGGCGGGCCCGACGACTGCTGGAAGCGTTGGGGGTGGGCGAGCGCTGGAACTTTTCACCCAAGGATATGAGCGGCGGCGAGCGGCAGCGCGTGGCCATCGCCCGAGCGCTGATTGGCAACCCGCCGATTCTGCTGGCCGACGAGCCGACGGGTGAGCTCGACTCGGCGAGCGGGCGTGGCGTTGCCGAGTTGCTCAAGCGAGCGGCGGTCCAGGAGAACCGCACGGTGATTGTCGTGTCCCACGACACGCGAATCGTCGAGTTCGCCGACGAGGTGATCAACCTCGAAGACGGTCGCGTGACGACAGACGAGATTGCGTCCAGCCATGACGCTCTCGTAGGTAGGGACGGCTCGCCGAGTCGGGGAACGCGCCCTACCATCGTGGCTCTACCCGTAGCGAGGGAGCATTGA
- a CDS encoding superoxide dismutase, producing the protein MAHELPPLPYGFDALEPHIDAQTMQIHHDKHHGTYVKNLNAALEKHPELQTKSLDELLAALSSVPEDIRTAVRNNGGGHANHTLFWQLMGSNKGGAPTGAVAEAITSTFGSFDTFKETFTKAAIGRFGSGWAWLVDDKGKLDIYSTANQDSPIMEGKKPILGLDVWEHAYYLKYQNRRPEYIGAWWNAINWDAVNKQLKG; encoded by the coding sequence ATGGCGCATGAGCTGCCACCTTTGCCTTATGGTTTCGATGCGCTCGAGCCCCACATCGATGCGCAGACGATGCAGATCCATCACGACAAGCACCACGGAACCTATGTCAAGAACTTGAACGCGGCCCTCGAGAAGCATCCCGAGCTACAGACGAAGAGCCTGGACGAGCTGCTCGCTGCTTTGTCCAGCGTGCCGGAGGACATCCGCACAGCGGTGCGGAACAACGGCGGCGGTCACGCCAACCACACGCTGTTCTGGCAGCTCATGGGATCGAACAAGGGCGGCGCGCCGACTGGTGCCGTCGCGGAGGCGATTACGAGCACGTTCGGAAGCTTCGACACGTTCAAGGAAACCTTCACCAAGGCCGCGATCGGACGATTCGGCAGCGGCTGGGCCTGGCTGGTCGACGACAAAGGCAAGCTCGATATCTACAGCACGGCAAACCAGGACAGCCCAATCATGGAGGGCAAGAAGCCAATCCTTGGCCTGGACGTGTGGGAGCATGCCTACTACTTGAAGTATCAGAACCGCCGCCCGGAGTACATCGGCGCCTGGTGGAACGCCATCAACTGGGACGCAGTGAACAAGCAGTTGAAGGGCTGA